The proteins below come from a single Micropterus dolomieu isolate WLL.071019.BEF.003 ecotype Adirondacks linkage group LG05, ASM2129224v1, whole genome shotgun sequence genomic window:
- the LOC123970846 gene encoding zinc finger BED domain-containing protein 4-like, protein MGAEKGKSKNSTNMWSHLKANHQQDYKEAVKEKEDAAAAASASLSQPTVAQMFDSQRKWQNSDQRSKKIDTQILEMIATDNQPFTVVSDVGFRRLIATLEPRYSLKTEKYYLTDVLENIMKGVERKIKTLITPENAGPHLSFTTDCWSGETESLMSLTCHFINSDWERKQVVLNVKAMSGSHTGEYISKMLLSMLKHWDITHDRVVLVL, encoded by the coding sequence ATGGGGGCTGAGAAAGGCAAAAGTAAAAATTCAACAAACATGTGGAGTCACTTGAAGGCAAACCACCAACAGGATTACAAAGAGgcagtaaaagaaaaagaagatgcAGCGGCTGCTGCCTCTGCCAGTCTCAGTCAGCCTACTGTAGCACAAATGTTTGATTCACaaagaaaatggcaaaattCTGACCAGAGGTCAAAAAAGATTGATACACAAATACTTGAAATGATTGCTACAGACAACCAGCCATTTACAGTGGTCTCGGATGTTGGCTTTCGGCGTTTGATTGCAACACTGGAACCCCGGTATAGCCTCAAGACTGAAAAATACTACCTTACAGACGTGCTGGAAAACATAATGAAAGGTGTGGAgaggaaaatcaaaacactgaTCACCCCAGAGAATGCTGGCCCTCATTTGTCGTTCACGACAGACTGTTGGTCTGGGGAGACGGAATCACTGATGAGTCTAACATGCCATTTCATTAATAGTGACTGGGAAAGAAAACAAGTGGTACTAAATGTTAAGGCCATGTCTGGCTCCCACACTGGAGAATACATCAGCAAGATGCTCCTTAGCATGCTGAAACATTGGGACATCACCCACGACAGAGTTGTGCTTGTGCTCTGA
- the rpl36 gene encoding 60S ribosomal protein L36, whose amino-acid sequence MAIRYPMAVGLNKGHPVTKNITAPKHSRRRGRLTKHSKFVRDMIREVCGFAPYERRAMELLKVSKDKRALKFIKKRIGTHIRAKRKREELSNVLAAMRKAAAKKD is encoded by the exons ATGGCTATTCGCTACCCCATGGCCGTTGGCCTTAATAAAGGCCATCCTGTCACCAAAAATATAACTGCTCCAAAACACAGCCGCCGACGCGGG CGTCTGACCAAACACAGCAAGTTTGTTCGAGACATGATCCGTGAAGTGTGTGGTTTTGCTCCGTATGAGAGGCGTGCCATGGAGCTGTTGAAGGTGTCAAAGGACAAGAGAGCCCTCAAGTTTATCAAGAAGAGA ATTGGCACTCACATTCGGgccaagagaaagagagaggagctgAGCAACGTACTGGCTGCCATGAGGAAGGCTGCCGCCAAGAAGGACTAA